A single Drechmeria coniospora strain ARSEF 6962 chromosome 03, whole genome shotgun sequence DNA region contains:
- a CDS encoding Ribosomal protein S24e codes for MADNDTPVTLRTRKFIRNPLLGRKQMVVPLPLDSMMKLGTSEADDTDDTDDDDGSDDETWWHRGAENDWLTVPSDILHPNRANISKEELREKLGGMYKAQKSQVQVFGLRTHFGGGKTTGFGLIYDSPEAMKKFEPAYRLIRVGMATKAERASRQQRKQRKNRQKTLRGTAKVKGAKAKKEK; via the exons ATGGCGGACAACGACACCCCCGTTACCCTGCGAACTCGCAAGTTCATCCGCAACCCTCTCCTGGGCCGGAAGCAGATGGTCGT GCCCTTGCCGCTGGACAGCATGATGAAGCTTGGGacgagcgaggccgacgacaccgacgacaccgacgacgacgacggcagcgacgacgaaacGTGGTGGCACCGAGGCGCGGAGAACGACTGGCTGACGGTTCCCAGTGACATCCTGCACCCCAACCGTGCCAACATCTCCAAGGAGGAGCTCCGCGAGAAGCTCGGCGGCATGTACAAGGCCCAGAAGAGCCAGGTGCAGGTTTTCGGACTGCGGACGCACTTTGGTggcggcaagacgacggGCTTCGGCCTCATCTACGACTCGCCCGAGGCCATGAAGAAGTTTGAGCCGGCCTACCGCCTGATCCGCGTCGGCATGGCCACCAAGGCCGAGCGCGCGAGCAGACAGCAGC GCAAGCAGCGCAAGAACCGTCAAAAGACGCTGCGGGGCACGGCCAAGGTCAAGGGTGCCaaggcgaagaaggagaAATAA